A single Bacillus sp. OxB-1 DNA region contains:
- the nhaC gene encoding Na+/H+ antiporter NhaC, whose product MFQIKSVLRPAFWEALLLTGLVIAMISVSIIVFDAVPHIPIFFAILLLIAYGLLKKLPFAQLEKGLVDGASAGMGAVFLFFFIGILISSWMISGTIPTLIYLGFQLITPAFFFAIVFVVTSIVGVSIGSSLTTVATVGVAFISMADVMDLSLPMVAGAIVSGAFFGDKMSPLSDTTNLASSIVGVDLFEHIRNMGWTTIPAFFISLIFFGILSPRMEGVDFGKIDAFQAGLLDTGLVHWYAFIPLIVLFVMTIGKIPALLTLAASSLSAILLSFIHRSNGMADLFGILFGGYVSKTGIQDIDALLTRGGMESMMFTVALVLLALSMGGLLFTLGIVQCLLDKLAGVLKRAGSVIVSSALTAIGINVLIGEQYLSILLTGQAFRPQYEKIGLKSKNLSRVMEDAGTVVNPLVPWSVCGIFITKVLGVATVAYFPFAVFCLLSPVLTVLFGLMGKTLTYDK is encoded by the coding sequence ATTAATCGCGTATGGTCTTCTTAAAAAATTGCCTTTTGCGCAGCTGGAGAAAGGGCTGGTGGATGGAGCAAGTGCCGGGATGGGGGCGGTCTTCCTGTTCTTCTTCATCGGCATTCTGATCAGCAGTTGGATGATAAGCGGTACGATTCCGACTTTGATCTACCTAGGCTTTCAATTGATCACCCCCGCTTTTTTCTTTGCGATCGTCTTCGTTGTGACATCGATTGTCGGTGTATCCATCGGCAGTTCCCTTACGACAGTCGCTACTGTGGGGGTCGCTTTCATCAGCATGGCGGATGTCATGGACCTCTCTTTGCCAATGGTGGCGGGTGCTATCGTGTCCGGTGCATTTTTTGGTGATAAAATGTCGCCTCTCTCGGATACGACGAATCTAGCCTCTTCGATAGTGGGGGTCGATCTGTTTGAACATATCCGGAATATGGGATGGACGACGATTCCTGCGTTTTTCATTTCATTGATTTTCTTCGGTATACTGTCCCCCCGGATGGAAGGGGTGGACTTTGGGAAAATTGATGCTTTCCAGGCGGGTTTATTGGATACAGGTCTCGTTCATTGGTACGCCTTCATCCCGCTTATCGTCCTTTTTGTGATGACGATCGGCAAAATACCGGCTTTGTTGACGCTGGCGGCCAGCTCTCTTTCGGCCATTCTTTTGTCGTTCATCCACCGATCTAACGGCATGGCGGACTTGTTCGGCATTTTATTCGGAGGATATGTTTCCAAGACGGGAATCCAAGACATCGACGCCTTGCTTACCCGGGGCGGGATGGAAAGCATGATGTTCACCGTCGCGCTCGTGCTGCTTGCGTTGAGCATGGGCGGGCTATTGTTTACGCTTGGCATCGTCCAATGTTTACTTGATAAGCTTGCAGGCGTTTTGAAAAGGGCGGGTTCGGTCATTGTCTCTTCAGCACTGACCGCAATCGGCATCAATGTGCTGATCGGCGAGCAGTACTTATCCATTTTATTGACGGGCCAAGCTTTCCGGCCCCAGTATGAGAAAATCGGATTGAAAAGCAAGAATTTAAGCCGGGTGATGGAGGACGCCGGCACGGTGGTCAACCCATTGGTCCCCTGGAGCGTTTGCGGGATCTTCATCACGAAAGTGCTTGGGGTGGCGACCGTTGCCTACTTCCCGTTCGCCGTCTTCTGCCTGTTGTCTCCCGTCCTGACAGTCCTGTTCGGATTGATGGGCAAGACATTGACGTACGATAAATGA
- a CDS encoding isoprenylcysteine carboxyl methyltransferase family protein — MLFFTVIISIVIIQRLVELAIAKRNEKWMRRQGAFEAGAEHYPVMIMMHAAFFVSLIMEVAMLDRPLSPFWHFLLPIFLLAQLMRVWCLSSLGKYWNTKILVVPGADVVRKGPYKWLRHPNYVVVSIEILVLPLLFSAYFTALVYSLLNIWMLSVRIPAEEKALRGATDYEERFSLKDHPVK, encoded by the coding sequence ATGCTGTTTTTTACTGTCATCATTTCAATCGTCATAATCCAGCGGTTGGTCGAGTTGGCCATTGCCAAGCGCAATGAAAAATGGATGCGGCGCCAAGGGGCTTTCGAGGCTGGCGCTGAGCATTATCCGGTCATGATCATGATGCACGCCGCCTTTTTTGTTTCACTCATCATGGAAGTAGCCATGCTCGATCGCCCGCTCTCCCCTTTCTGGCATTTCCTGCTGCCGATCTTTTTGCTGGCCCAATTGATGCGGGTTTGGTGCCTGTCTTCCCTCGGCAAGTATTGGAATACGAAAATACTCGTTGTGCCCGGAGCGGATGTTGTGCGGAAAGGTCCCTACAAATGGCTACGCCACCCGAATTATGTCGTCGTATCCATAGAAATTCTAGTCCTTCCCTTATTATTCAGTGCCTACTTCACAGCGCTCGTCTATTCCCTGCTCAATATTTGGATGTTATCCGTCCGGATTCCCGCAGAAGAAAAAGCATTGCGGGGAGCAACCGATTATGAAGAACGGTTTTCATTGAAAGATCATCCGGTCAAATGA